In the genome of Flavobacteriaceae bacterium YJPT1-3, the window AGAATCAAATTTTCCTTGCATTTGCCTCAGTACCTCAGTTATATCTTTACGGGTATTCCCCTCAGTGAATACACCAGTATAGGTTGTCATACCGCACTTTGGGATTACCAGGCGAAAGATTATCACTCCTGGGTGTATGAGGAAGGGATACATCACAAATTGCCTCCCATCGTTTCGACCGAAACGAGCATCAATATGAATTACCTTGGAAAGCGGATGAAGATTGGGGTAGGTATACACGATAGTTCCTCCGCCTTAATCCCTTACTTGCGAAGTATCAAAAAGCCTTTTGTTCTGGTCTCCACGGGTACCTGGAGCATCAGTTTGAATCCGTTTGAGTCAGAGCCCTTAACTTCTGCTGACTTACAAAACAACTGCATTAACTATTTACGAATCAATGGAAAAGCAGTGAAGGCTTCCCGCTTATTTTTGGGCAAAGAACACGAGTTTCAGGTGCAGCAATTGAACGCTCAATTCAAGGTACAGCCGGGTACCCATAAAAAACTCAGTTTTGATTTGGAAATGTACCAGCGCTTACGAGCTGCTGATCAGTCTGTATTCCACTGGAAGCATTTACCGAATAAATCTTCTAAAGCGCTAAAAGAAGCTGAATTTGGCTCTTTTGAGGAAGCCTACCATCAATTGGTGATGGAGCTCACCCAGCTTCAAGTGGCTTCCATCAAAGCGGCTCAAGGAACTACCCCGATAAAACGCATCTATGTAGATGGAGGGTTCAGCAACAATGAAATTTATATCAGTCTCCTCTCCCATCATCTTCGGGAGATGAAGCTGCGCACAACCAATGCCTCATTAGGGTCGGCTCTTGGTGCCGCACTCTGTATAAAAGACGATACGCTTAACTCGAAATTCTTAAAGGAAAACTACGCTTTGAGGAAACACAAACCCTTTATTCTGGCTTGATATGACAGCATTCCATCCCCAATATCCTTCTGTTGATGATTTGCGGACCAGGGCCAAAAGTCGGATCCCCGGTTTTGCCTTCGAATATCTGGATGGGGGCTGTAACGAGGATGTCAGTATTAGCCACAATACCAAGGCGATTCGGGAAGTCAAACTAGAACCTCGCTATTTGCGGAATACAAGTGAGGGTTCGACAAAAACTACATTATTCGGTAAAACCTATGACGCGCCATTCGGCATTGCTCCTGTTGGACTTCAAGGTCTGATGTGGCCCAATGCTCCTGAAATTTTGGCGAAAGCCGCTCACAAACACAACATTCCGTTCATTTTGAGTACGGTCACCACCATGGATATTGAACGCGCCAGTGAACTGACCGAAGGGAATGCCTGGTTTCAACTTTACAATCCGGTAGAAGATAATTTGCGCGATGATATTCTAAAAAGGGCTGAAGCAGCGGGTTGCCCTGTGTTGGTCTTGCTGTGCGACGTTCCCACCTTTGGCTATAGGCCCCGGGACATTCGCAATGGTTTGGCGTTGCCACCTAAAATGTCCATAAAGAATATACTGCAAATCATGGGCAAACCGAGCTGGGCCGTCCAAACCCTCAAACGCGGTCAACCGACCTTTGAAACCTTAAAACCGTATACTCCGGAGGGCTTAAACCTGAAACAGTTAGGGGCATTTATGGATAAGACCTTCTCAGGAAGATTAAATGCAGAAAAAATAAAACCCATTCGTGATCAATGGAAAGGGAAACTGGTTCTCAAGGGGGTCGCTTCTGAACGAGACCTAAAAGATGCCATTGCCTTAGGATTTGACGGCGTCATCCTTTCCAACCATGGTGGCAGACAACTGGATGCCGCACAAGCAACCATCCATTCTTTGCAAGAGTTAGCTCCTCAGTATGCAGATCGTATCGAAATCATGATGGATAGTGGTCTGCGTTCCGGCCCTGACGTGGCCCGAGCCATGGCCTGTGGCGCCCGATTCACGTTTATGGGAAGATCGTTCATGTATGGTGTAGGCGCTCTGGGGGAACGCGGAGGAGAACACACCATCGAAATGCTCAAGACACAGTTCAAACAAGTCATGGATCAGCTCTGCTGTACCCGTGTTCAAGATCTGCCCAAGCACCTCATCACTAATTCTGATCAATAATGAGTCTACATCAGCAGGAAAAAGAAATTATAGAATCATCAGTATCGGGCGAGTTTGAACGCCAACCCGTACCTGCATCCAAGTGGAAAAGCTGGACAAGTTTTTTAGGTATGTACGCTGGAGAACATGCGGCAGGAACTGAATTCATGATTGGCCCCCTGTTTTTGACAGCAGGTGTGAGTGCCTTTGATTTGATCATTGGACTTTTGGTGGGGAATCTGCTGGCCGTGCTGAGTTGGCGCTTTCTCACTGCTGAAATAGCCGTAAAACATCGTTTGACCCTATATTACCAGCTGGAAAAAATCTGTGGAAAGAAACTAGTCGTAGGATATAATTTAGCCAATGGCATTTTATTTTGTTTTCTGGCAGGGGCCATGATCACCGTGAGCGCCACCGCTGTAGGCGTGCCCTTGCAAATGGAAATGCCCAAGCTAACGGATACCCTACCCAACAGTTTGTCTTGGGTCGTTGTGGTCGTAGCTATAGGTGTGGTCATCTCCTTGATTGCTGCGAAAGGCTACGATACCGTCTCTAAAGCCGCTAACTGGATGTCTCCTTTTATTGTATTGGCGTTTGTTGCATGCGGAATCGTGGCATTACAGCAATTGGAGGTCAGCAGTTTCTCTGAATTTTGGGCGATCTGGGGAGATGGAGGCGAACCGTTCCCCGGTCAAACCAAATACACCTTGTGGCATGTGATTTTCTGGTCTTGGTTTGCCAATGCTGCCATGCACATAGGCATGTCTGACTTATCCGTCTTTCGCTATGCCAAAAGTGCT includes:
- a CDS encoding FGGY family carbohydrate kinase; the encoded protein is MKQSVTAIFDIGKTNKKFFLFDENYQEVYREYSKFDEIEDEDGYPTENLVALQQWLKTLFDRILHAEDFHIEAINFSSYGASLVHLDENGEVLTPLYNYTKPIPKEITQQFFDDYGPVDAFCSATGSMNDGMLNSGMQLYWLKHTQPSVFERIKFSLHLPQYLSYIFTGIPLSEYTSIGCHTALWDYQAKDYHSWVYEEGIHHKLPPIVSTETSINMNYLGKRMKIGVGIHDSSSALIPYLRSIKKPFVLVSTGTWSISLNPFESEPLTSADLQNNCINYLRINGKAVKASRLFLGKEHEFQVQQLNAQFKVQPGTHKKLSFDLEMYQRLRAADQSVFHWKHLPNKSSKALKEAEFGSFEEAYHQLVMELTQLQVASIKAAQGTTPIKRIYVDGGFSNNEIYISLLSHHLREMKLRTTNASLGSALGAALCIKDDTLNSKFLKENYALRKHKPFILA
- a CDS encoding alpha-hydroxy acid oxidase — its product is MTAFHPQYPSVDDLRTRAKSRIPGFAFEYLDGGCNEDVSISHNTKAIREVKLEPRYLRNTSEGSTKTTLFGKTYDAPFGIAPVGLQGLMWPNAPEILAKAAHKHNIPFILSTVTTMDIERASELTEGNAWFQLYNPVEDNLRDDILKRAEAAGCPVLVLLCDVPTFGYRPRDIRNGLALPPKMSIKNILQIMGKPSWAVQTLKRGQPTFETLKPYTPEGLNLKQLGAFMDKTFSGRLNAEKIKPIRDQWKGKLVLKGVASERDLKDAIALGFDGVILSNHGGRQLDAAQATIHSLQELAPQYADRIEIMMDSGLRSGPDVARAMACGARFTFMGRSFMYGVGALGERGGEHTIEMLKTQFKQVMDQLCCTRVQDLPKHLITNSDQ